Proteins encoded in a region of the Rothia mucilaginosa genome:
- a CDS encoding DEAD/DEAH box helicase, with product MSILNFLSPSLGENPGDYNRRDFKVNPLTAEEIYEAFTEWISTRGMTLYPAQDEAVLSIAAGHNVVLATPTGSGKSTVAVAAHFTGLATGQRSYYTAPIKALVSEKFFDLINIFGAENVGMITGDSAINTEAPIICCTAEILANIALREGKDADLCQVIMDEFHFYSDPQRGWAWQLPLLELPQAQFLLMSATLGDTTRFQEEMTALTGRESDLVAHSERPIPLHFYYSTTPVQETVQELVQTKQTPVYIVHFSQKAALEQANALLSVAIASKEDKERIAELIAKFRFGPGFGKALNKLVRAGIGIHHAGMLPKYRRLVEQLAQEGLLKVICGTDTLGVGINVPIRTVLITALSKFDGARSRRLRAREFHQIAGRAGRAGFDTAGTVVVQAPEHDIENARLLAKAQAKFGDDTKRINQSLSSKRKKAPEGFVGWSEKTFDQLVEAAPEPLTSSFDITHSMLLNLMHRPENPVIAAYRIIQENHESPARRRELLRKAIGIYKELLTGGVIERTNTPDEHGSYLRLTEDLQDNFALNQPLSAFAVAALELLDPESPSYALDALSLIEATLDSPNQVLYAQERKAKNELSAQLKADGVDYTERMNELDKVTYPQPLAELIDQAYTTYKQSAPWVARFEPRPKSIVRDMYERAMGFNDFVQYYSLERAEGVLLRYLSDAYKALRHTIPDSAVTDELDDIIEWLGELVRQTDSSLVDEWEKLAAGEDTATIAAEHASIEEEEPPAVTKNLRAFRVMVRNALFRRVELFAEERDRALGAMDEWCGWDADRWADAMDDYFDTYDDIYTDADARSPRLVSMDEDTTAHPGVWKVQQSFADPEDNFDFGIRAEVDLAASDEAGYPVLKILSVGEF from the coding sequence ATGAGTATTTTGAATTTTCTTTCTCCCTCGCTGGGCGAGAACCCCGGCGACTACAATCGACGCGATTTCAAGGTCAACCCCCTCACCGCCGAAGAAATCTATGAGGCGTTCACCGAGTGGATTTCGACCCGCGGTATGACCCTGTACCCCGCCCAGGACGAGGCCGTTCTGAGCATTGCCGCCGGACATAACGTGGTGCTGGCAACCCCGACCGGTTCGGGCAAGTCCACCGTGGCTGTTGCCGCGCATTTTACGGGCCTGGCGACCGGCCAGCGTTCCTACTACACCGCCCCCATTAAGGCGCTGGTATCTGAGAAGTTCTTTGACCTGATCAATATTTTTGGTGCCGAGAACGTGGGCATGATTACCGGCGACTCCGCCATTAATACGGAGGCGCCCATTATCTGCTGCACCGCGGAGATTCTCGCCAATATTGCCCTGCGCGAGGGTAAGGACGCGGACCTCTGCCAGGTCATCATGGACGAGTTCCACTTCTACTCTGACCCGCAGCGCGGCTGGGCGTGGCAGCTTCCCCTGCTGGAGCTTCCGCAGGCGCAGTTCCTGCTGATGAGCGCGACCCTGGGCGATACGACTCGCTTCCAGGAGGAGATGACGGCGCTGACCGGTCGCGAGAGTGACCTGGTGGCGCATTCTGAGCGTCCTATTCCGCTGCACTTCTACTACTCCACCACCCCGGTTCAGGAGACGGTGCAGGAGCTCGTGCAGACCAAGCAGACTCCGGTCTACATTGTGCATTTCTCGCAGAAGGCGGCGCTGGAGCAGGCGAATGCGCTGCTGTCGGTGGCTATTGCTTCGAAGGAAGATAAGGAACGCATTGCCGAGCTGATTGCTAAGTTCCGTTTCGGTCCGGGTTTCGGTAAGGCGCTGAATAAGCTGGTGCGTGCCGGTATCGGTATTCACCACGCGGGTATGCTGCCCAAGTACCGCCGCCTCGTGGAGCAGCTGGCTCAGGAGGGTCTGCTCAAGGTGATTTGCGGTACCGACACCCTGGGTGTGGGTATTAACGTGCCGATTCGTACCGTGCTGATTACGGCGCTGTCGAAGTTTGATGGTGCCCGTAGCCGCCGTCTGCGTGCCCGCGAGTTCCACCAGATTGCTGGACGCGCCGGCCGCGCCGGTTTTGATACCGCCGGCACCGTGGTGGTTCAGGCACCCGAGCACGATATTGAGAATGCTCGCCTGTTGGCTAAGGCTCAGGCGAAGTTCGGTGACGACACCAAGCGCATTAACCAGTCGCTGTCCTCCAAGCGTAAGAAGGCGCCGGAAGGCTTCGTTGGCTGGTCCGAGAAGACCTTCGACCAGCTGGTAGAGGCCGCCCCGGAGCCGCTGACCTCCTCCTTCGACATCACCCACTCGATGCTGCTGAACCTGATGCACCGCCCGGAGAACCCGGTCATTGCTGCGTACCGCATCATCCAGGAGAACCACGAGTCGCCTGCGCGCCGCCGCGAGCTGCTGCGCAAGGCAATTGGCATCTACAAGGAGCTGCTGACCGGCGGCGTGATTGAGCGAACCAACACCCCGGACGAGCACGGCTCCTACCTGCGCCTGACCGAGGACCTGCAGGATAACTTTGCCCTGAACCAGCCGCTGTCCGCTTTTGCGGTCGCCGCGCTGGAATTGCTCGACCCCGAATCCCCCAGCTACGCGCTGGACGCGCTCTCCCTCATTGAGGCGACCCTGGATTCGCCGAACCAGGTGCTGTACGCACAGGAACGCAAGGCGAAGAACGAACTGTCGGCACAGCTGAAGGCGGACGGTGTGGACTACACCGAACGCATGAACGAGCTGGACAAGGTCACCTACCCGCAGCCCCTGGCGGAGCTCATTGATCAGGCGTACACGACCTACAAGCAGTCGGCCCCGTGGGTTGCACGTTTTGAGCCGCGCCCCAAGTCGATTGTGCGTGACATGTACGAACGCGCGATGGGCTTCAACGACTTCGTGCAGTACTACTCGCTCGAACGCGCCGAGGGTGTGCTTCTGCGTTACCTCTCTGACGCGTACAAGGCACTGCGCCACACCATCCCCGATTCTGCCGTGACCGACGAGCTCGACGACATCATCGAGTGGCTCGGCGAGCTCGTGCGCCAGACCGACTCCTCCCTGGTGGACGAGTGGGAGAAGCTGGCTGCCGGCGAAGACACCGCGACCATTGCGGCAGAGCACGCCTCCATCGAGGAGGAAGAGCCTCCCGCCGTGACGAAGAACCTGCGCGCCTTCCGCGTGATGGTGCGCAACGCCCTCTTCCGCCGTGTGGAGCTCTTCGCTGAGGAGCGTGACCGTGCCCTGGGCGCGATGGACGAATGGTGCGGCTGGGATGCCGACCGCTGGGCGGACGCCATGGACGACTACTTCGACACCTACGATGACATCTACACGGACGCCGACGCGCGCTCGCCTCGCCTGGTCAGCATGGATGAGGACACCACCGCGCATCCGGGCGTGTGGAAGGTTCAGCAGAGCTTCGCCGACCCCGAAGACAACTTTGACTTCGGTATTCGTGCCGAGGTTGATTTGGCGGCCTCCGATGAGGCTGGCTACCCGGTGCTGAAGATCCTGAGCGTGGGCGAGTTCTAA
- a CDS encoding alpha/beta fold hydrolase, with the protein MKEGSPLTVSSLPKVEYRKGSVVKHDGYEITDHWFQVPLTHGLIFSKGKDAALSSRFADQTITVFAREVVSTNETLTVSADKRPYIVYLQGGPGFGSPKTGSIGGWIAELAKTHRVVLLDQRGTGMSSPLSARNITAVGDPQVQAEYTELFRADSIIADAEAVREVLLADRADKRWSTIGQSFGGFLTLSYLSFAPQSLRDCRITAGLAPIRTSVDNVYQHTFDRMKERVEEYYSWFPEDAELATRIAEHLRTHKEYLPTGERLTDHRFQMAGHFLGGRWRERGLHYFLETAFAEGNDHLSDQFLTAMGAEVTFQANPLYALMHETIYADGPADGVLPGIPGYELSPSPAPTNWSAARVAASRPEFAPDADRLLFTGEHIFPWYYEEDPSLRPLAEVANLLAEKKDWGRLYDHAQLHKNEVPVVAAAYNPDVYVDFEHSMETARWVGNTQVWTSKTHHHDGFGSDPLTILGHLKNMLAEVHNQ; encoded by the coding sequence ATGAAAGAAGGTTCACCGTTGACCGTTTCTTCGCTTCCCAAGGTTGAGTACCGCAAGGGTTCGGTCGTCAAGCACGACGGCTACGAGATTACCGACCACTGGTTCCAGGTTCCCCTGACCCACGGTCTGATTTTCTCCAAGGGCAAGGATGCCGCTCTCTCCTCCCGTTTCGCGGACCAGACCATCACCGTGTTCGCCCGCGAGGTTGTGAGCACCAACGAGACTCTGACCGTTTCGGCTGATAAGCGTCCTTACATTGTGTACCTGCAGGGCGGCCCCGGTTTCGGTTCGCCGAAGACCGGCTCCATTGGCGGCTGGATTGCTGAGCTGGCGAAGACTCACCGCGTGGTTCTTCTGGATCAGCGCGGTACCGGCATGTCTTCCCCGCTGTCTGCTCGCAACATCACCGCTGTGGGTGACCCGCAGGTTCAGGCTGAGTACACTGAGCTGTTCCGTGCGGACTCCATCATCGCTGACGCGGAGGCTGTCCGCGAGGTGCTGCTGGCTGACCGTGCCGACAAGCGCTGGTCCACCATTGGCCAGTCCTTCGGTGGCTTCCTGACCCTGTCCTACCTGTCGTTCGCACCGCAGTCGCTGCGTGACTGCCGCATCACCGCAGGTCTGGCACCGATTCGTACCTCCGTGGACAACGTCTACCAGCACACCTTCGACCGCATGAAGGAACGTGTTGAGGAGTACTACAGCTGGTTCCCCGAGGACGCCGAGCTGGCAACCCGCATTGCTGAGCACCTGCGCACCCACAAGGAGTACCTGCCCACCGGTGAGCGTCTGACCGATCACCGCTTCCAGATGGCTGGTCACTTCCTGGGTGGCCGCTGGCGCGAGCGCGGTCTGCACTACTTCCTGGAGACCGCTTTCGCTGAGGGTAACGACCACCTCTCCGATCAGTTCCTGACCGCTATGGGTGCCGAGGTGACCTTCCAGGCGAACCCGCTGTACGCCCTGATGCACGAGACCATTTACGCTGACGGCCCCGCTGACGGCGTTCTGCCCGGCATCCCCGGCTACGAACTGTCCCCCTCCCCCGCGCCGACCAACTGGTCTGCTGCTCGCGTGGCGGCTTCCCGCCCCGAGTTCGCACCGGATGCGGACCGTCTGCTCTTCACCGGCGAGCACATCTTCCCCTGGTACTACGAGGAGGATCCCTCGCTGCGTCCGCTGGCTGAGGTTGCTAACCTGCTGGCTGAGAAGAAGGACTGGGGTCGCCTGTACGACCACGCACAGCTGCACAAGAACGAGGTTCCCGTGGTGGCTGCGGCGTACAACCCGGACGTGTACGTGGACTTTGAGCACTCCATGGAGACCGCTCGCTGGGTTGGTAACACTCAGGTGTGGACCTCGAAGACCCACCACCACGATGGTTTCGGTTCTGACCCGCTGACCATTCTGGGTCACCTGAAGAACATGCTGGCTGAGGTTCACAACCAGTAA
- a CDS encoding TerC family protein, producing the protein MEVTGLQWLVTILIIAGLLAFDFVFHVRKAHEPSVKEAAIWSSIYIGIAMLFGLYIFVTNGPSAATEFYAGYITEEALSVDNLFVFMIIMGTFRVARENQQKVLLFGIVFAILARGSFIFAGAAIINSFAWVFYIFGLVLLMTAGNLLKDEITEGDGDDEADNIMVRLAKKYLKTSDHFDGDKLFTIENGKRVMTPMMLVMVAIAGSDLLFALDSIPAIFGLTQSVYIVFTATAFSLMGLRQLYFLIDGLLDRLVYLSYGLATILAFIGVKLILHAMHENNLPFINHGEPVHVVEISTEMSLMVIVGVLIITVLASLLSPKGRALQTIQRVQALSEKYLALPEDAPAAERADITARWQKETEKLNAIPAKLRDELIEKEDEYHALVMRARTAQDAHASSSK; encoded by the coding sequence ATGGAAGTTACCGGGTTGCAATGGTTGGTTACTATTCTCATCATCGCGGGTCTGTTGGCCTTCGACTTCGTGTTCCACGTTCGTAAGGCGCACGAACCTTCCGTCAAGGAAGCGGCCATCTGGTCGAGTATTTACATCGGCATCGCGATGCTGTTCGGTCTGTATATTTTCGTGACGAACGGCCCCTCCGCTGCCACCGAATTCTATGCAGGCTACATCACCGAAGAAGCTCTCTCGGTCGATAACCTCTTCGTTTTCATGATTATTATGGGCACCTTCCGTGTCGCCCGTGAGAATCAGCAGAAGGTTCTGCTCTTCGGTATTGTCTTCGCGATCCTGGCGCGCGGCTCCTTCATCTTCGCCGGCGCAGCGATCATCAACTCCTTCGCTTGGGTGTTCTACATCTTCGGCCTGGTCCTGCTCATGACCGCAGGTAACCTGCTCAAGGACGAAATCACCGAAGGTGACGGCGATGACGAAGCCGACAACATCATGGTCCGCCTCGCCAAGAAGTACCTGAAGACCAGCGACCACTTCGACGGTGACAAGCTCTTCACCATCGAAAACGGCAAGCGCGTCATGACCCCCATGATGCTCGTCATGGTCGCTATCGCTGGTTCCGACCTGCTCTTCGCGCTCGACTCGATCCCCGCGATCTTCGGCCTCACCCAGTCCGTCTACATTGTGTTCACCGCGACCGCGTTCTCCCTCATGGGTCTGCGCCAGCTGTACTTCCTTATTGACGGCCTGCTGGACCGCCTCGTCTACCTCTCCTACGGCCTGGCGACCATCCTCGCGTTCATTGGTGTGAAGCTCATCCTGCACGCAATGCACGAGAATAACCTGCCGTTCATCAACCACGGCGAGCCCGTGCACGTGGTCGAAATCAGCACCGAAATGTCGCTGATGGTCATCGTGGGCGTCCTGATCATTACCGTGCTTGCCTCGCTGCTCAGCCCCAAGGGCCGCGCGCTGCAGACCATTCAGCGTGTTCAGGCGCTCTCCGAGAAGTACCTGGCACTGCCCGAGGATGCACCCGCCGCCGAGCGTGCGGACATCACCGCCCGCTGGCAGAAGGAAACCGAGAAGCTCAACGCCATTCCCGCCAAGCTGCGTGACGAGCTGATCGAGAAGGAAGACGAATACCACGCCCTCGTGATGCGTGCCCGCACCGCACAGGATGCGCACGCTTCCTCCTCGAAGTAG
- a CDS encoding ornithinee aminotransferase, giving the protein MTISHNSSDAHTTGARSVTRRNLTRGALWAVPAIAASTTVPAFAASADDCKTVHGPDFTQVGGWMITNPASGALQSRTKNKPVTAPETGQAWWSMENATSPNPATIRLMSVYEATHGPEGDLNLNCGEFVMTYNVSALEATTGTTHLHPSMDIYLFSPEGKIIDRQIFTTDPTGKATVMTRNGKTQTVQGQVIPFASSVNDKATGISARFALRGNTLMEGMYQFEVVITVPTIQENGTLDTNKQVNAIAFTPPTFNMVS; this is encoded by the coding sequence GTGACTATTTCTCATAACTCTTCAGACGCACACACCACGGGAGCTCGTTCCGTTACCCGCCGCAACCTCACCCGCGGCGCGCTTTGGGCTGTGCCCGCTATTGCCGCCTCCACGACGGTGCCCGCATTCGCTGCATCGGCTGATGATTGCAAGACGGTACACGGCCCGGACTTCACCCAGGTCGGCGGCTGGATGATTACCAACCCCGCCAGTGGCGCCCTGCAGTCGCGCACCAAGAACAAGCCCGTGACTGCGCCGGAGACCGGTCAGGCGTGGTGGTCCATGGAGAATGCAACCTCACCGAACCCCGCGACGATTCGCCTCATGTCCGTGTACGAGGCGACTCACGGCCCCGAGGGTGACCTCAACCTGAACTGCGGTGAGTTCGTGATGACCTACAACGTATCCGCCCTGGAGGCGACGACCGGCACCACGCACCTGCACCCGTCCATGGACATTTACCTCTTCTCGCCCGAGGGTAAAATCATTGACCGCCAGATTTTCACGACTGACCCGACCGGCAAGGCAACCGTCATGACCCGCAACGGCAAGACTCAGACTGTTCAGGGTCAGGTCATTCCGTTTGCGTCGAGCGTGAATGATAAGGCGACCGGCATCTCCGCGCGTTTTGCGTTGCGTGGTAATACGCTCATGGAAGGCATGTACCAGTTCGAGGTGGTTATTACCGTCCCGACGATTCAGGAGAACGGCACGCTTGATACGAACAAGCAGGTCAATGCGATTGCGTTCACCCCGCCGACCTTCAACATGGTCTCCTAA
- the uvrB gene encoding excinuclease ABC subunit UvrB yields MSYAPQINRVVAPFEVVSPFQPAGDQPKAIAELTERVQNGEKDIVLMGATGTGKSATAAWLIEAVQRPTLVLVQNKTLAAQLANELRELLPNNAVEYFVSYYDYYQPEAYVPQTDTFIEKDSSINEEVERLRHSATNSLLTRRDVVVVATVSCIYGLGTPEEYIAQMVTLRRGEEVDRDELLRQFVAMQYARNDMDFHRGTFRVRGDTVEIIPMYEENAIRIEFFGDEIEAIYTLHPLTGEVIREEEEMYVFPASHYIAGAERMAKAITSIEDELRERLQTLESQGKLLEAQRLRMRTTYDLEMMEQMGFCNGIENYSRHIDGRAAGSAPNCLLDYFPDDFLLIIDESHVTVPQIGAMYEGDMSRKRTLVEHGFRLPSAMDNRPLKWEEFLERIGQTIYLSATPGKYELSQADGYVEQIIRPTGLIDPEIVVKPTKGQIDDLLEEIRVRVERDERVLVTTLTKRMAEDLTEYLLQHGVKVQYLHSDVDTLRRVELLRELRLGTFDVLVGINLLREGLDLPEVSLVAILDADKEGFLRSTTSLIQTIGRAARNVSGQVHMYADKITDSMRVAIDETNRRREIQQAYNREHGIDPQPLRKKIADITDVLAREEEDTRELLQQRKSGKKGARTVSAGAKTGSATSSKIATSTPESEELLARAEARVRADGLAAAPAEDLLDLIEQMNEQMRVAAENLQFELAARLRDELADLKKELRLMKEAGHA; encoded by the coding sequence ATGAGTTATGCACCCCAGATTAACCGTGTTGTTGCCCCCTTTGAGGTAGTCAGCCCCTTCCAGCCTGCCGGCGACCAGCCCAAGGCTATTGCCGAGCTCACCGAGCGTGTGCAGAACGGTGAGAAGGACATTGTGCTGATGGGCGCTACCGGTACCGGTAAGTCCGCGACCGCAGCCTGGCTAATTGAGGCGGTGCAGCGTCCGACTCTGGTGCTCGTGCAGAATAAGACTCTGGCGGCGCAGCTGGCGAATGAGCTGCGTGAGCTGCTGCCGAATAATGCGGTGGAGTATTTTGTCTCCTACTACGACTACTACCAGCCTGAGGCGTACGTGCCGCAGACCGATACGTTCATTGAGAAGGACTCCTCCATCAATGAGGAGGTGGAGCGTCTGCGCCACTCGGCGACGAACTCCCTGCTGACTCGCCGTGACGTGGTGGTGGTTGCGACCGTGTCCTGCATTTACGGTCTGGGCACGCCCGAGGAGTACATTGCGCAGATGGTGACTTTGCGTCGCGGTGAGGAGGTTGACCGCGACGAGCTGTTGCGCCAGTTCGTGGCGATGCAGTACGCGCGTAACGATATGGACTTTCACCGTGGCACGTTCCGTGTGCGCGGCGATACCGTCGAAATCATCCCCATGTACGAGGAGAACGCGATCCGCATTGAGTTCTTCGGCGATGAGATTGAGGCGATTTACACCCTGCACCCGCTGACCGGCGAGGTGATTCGCGAGGAAGAAGAAATGTATGTCTTCCCCGCAAGCCACTACATCGCCGGTGCCGAGCGTATGGCGAAGGCCATTACCTCCATTGAGGATGAGCTACGCGAGCGCCTGCAGACCCTCGAATCTCAGGGCAAGCTGCTGGAGGCGCAGCGTCTGCGCATGCGCACCACCTATGACCTGGAAATGATGGAGCAGATGGGCTTCTGCAATGGCATTGAGAACTACTCTCGCCATATTGACGGTCGTGCCGCAGGTAGCGCTCCGAACTGTCTGCTGGATTATTTCCCGGATGATTTCCTGCTGATTATTGACGAGTCACACGTGACGGTTCCGCAGATTGGCGCCATGTACGAGGGTGATATGTCCCGTAAGCGCACCCTCGTGGAGCACGGTTTCCGTCTGCCGTCGGCGATGGATAACCGCCCGCTGAAGTGGGAGGAGTTCCTGGAGCGTATCGGTCAGACGATTTACCTCTCGGCGACCCCCGGCAAGTACGAGCTGTCGCAGGCTGATGGTTATGTGGAGCAGATTATTCGACCCACCGGCCTGATTGACCCGGAGATTGTGGTCAAGCCGACCAAGGGTCAGATTGATGATTTGCTTGAGGAGATCCGCGTGCGCGTGGAGCGTGATGAGCGTGTGCTGGTCACGACCCTCACCAAGCGCATGGCGGAGGATTTGACCGAGTACCTGTTGCAGCACGGTGTGAAGGTGCAGTACCTGCACTCTGACGTTGACACGTTGCGCCGTGTGGAGCTTCTGCGTGAGCTGCGCCTGGGCACCTTCGACGTGCTGGTTGGTATTAACCTGCTGCGTGAGGGCCTGGACCTGCCCGAGGTGTCCCTGGTTGCGATTCTGGATGCCGATAAGGAAGGCTTCCTGCGTTCGACCACGTCGCTGATTCAGACCATTGGTCGTGCGGCGCGTAACGTGTCCGGTCAGGTGCACATGTACGCCGATAAGATTACGGATTCTATGCGCGTGGCGATTGATGAGACGAACCGCCGCCGCGAGATTCAGCAGGCGTACAACCGTGAGCACGGCATTGACCCGCAACCTCTGCGGAAGAAGATTGCCGATATTACGGATGTTCTCGCCCGCGAGGAAGAGGATACCCGCGAGCTTCTGCAGCAGCGTAAGAGTGGTAAGAAGGGTGCCCGCACGGTGAGTGCGGGGGCAAAGACCGGTTCTGCGACCTCGTCGAAGATTGCCACGAGCACCCCGGAGTCGGAGGAGCTTCTCGCCCGTGCGGAGGCGCGCGTTCGTGCCGACGGCCTGGCGGCGGCACCCGCTGAGGATCTGCTGGATTTGATTGAGCAGATGAACGAGCAGATGCGCGTGGCGGCGGAGAACCTGCAATTTGAGTTGGCGGCGCGTCTGCGTGATGAGCTTGCCGATTTGAAGAAGGAGCTGCGCCTGATGAAGGAGGCAGGTCACGCCTAA
- a CDS encoding FecCD family ABC transporter permease codes for MSTTTEVTSTSTPAAKTERRRLFASSYPLIMLIALTILLGVTYLSLITGRYPVELDELFRILGKNWFGMDLKVYKPAENMLLTVRIPRLLAAGLIGAALAIAGATFQAVFRNPLVSPYLLGVSQGASVGAASAILLGVGTSLAIQGSALAGGLAAVLLTVSIPRLLKNQSTLMLVLSGVIVGGFGTAALGALKFIANPETQLAQIVFWQMGSLQDVRAEALTQFALVAVPCILLLLAMRWRINILSLGDDEARTLGINLTRTRGITILLATLVTATSVCIGGPISWVGLVIPHLCRLLVGSDTTKLMPLSILMGASFMMFVDTLARSLTSAEVPLSVLTGFIGTPLYVALLLLGKVRVK; via the coding sequence ATGAGTACGACCACGGAGGTGACCTCCACCAGCACACCAGCCGCCAAGACCGAGCGCCGCCGCCTCTTCGCCTCCTCGTACCCGCTAATCATGCTCATCGCCCTCACCATTCTGCTGGGCGTCACCTACCTCTCACTCATCACCGGCAGGTACCCGGTCGAACTGGACGAGCTCTTCCGCATCCTCGGCAAGAACTGGTTCGGCATGGATTTGAAGGTCTACAAGCCCGCCGAAAACATGCTGCTGACCGTGCGCATTCCGCGCCTGCTCGCCGCCGGGCTCATCGGTGCCGCCCTCGCCATTGCGGGCGCCACCTTCCAGGCAGTTTTCCGTAACCCGTTGGTTTCCCCCTACCTGCTGGGTGTTTCGCAGGGCGCGTCGGTGGGTGCCGCCTCCGCCATTCTGCTGGGTGTGGGCACGAGCCTCGCCATTCAGGGTTCCGCCCTCGCCGGCGGCCTCGCGGCAGTACTGCTGACCGTGAGCATTCCGCGCCTGCTCAAGAATCAGTCCACGCTCATGCTGGTGCTCTCCGGCGTGATTGTGGGTGGCTTTGGCACCGCCGCGCTGGGTGCGTTGAAGTTCATTGCGAACCCTGAAACTCAGCTGGCGCAAATCGTGTTCTGGCAGATGGGCTCCCTGCAGGACGTACGCGCGGAAGCACTCACGCAGTTTGCGCTGGTGGCGGTGCCCTGCATCCTGCTGCTCTTGGCGATGCGCTGGCGCATCAATATCCTCTCGCTCGGTGACGATGAAGCGCGCACCCTCGGCATTAACCTGACCCGCACCCGCGGTATCACCATTCTGCTGGCAACCCTGGTGACCGCGACCAGCGTGTGTATTGGCGGCCCGATTTCTTGGGTTGGCCTGGTCATTCCGCACCTGTGCCGCCTGCTGGTTGGTAGCGACACGACCAAGCTCATGCCGCTGTCCATTCTGATGGGTGCTTCGTTCATGATGTTCGTCGATACCCTGGCGCGTAGCCTCACCAGTGCGGAGGTGCCTCTGAGCGTACTGACCGGCTTCATTGGCACGCCGCTGTACGTGGCGCTACTGCTGCTTGGAAAGGTTCGGGTGAAGTAA
- a CDS encoding ABC transporter ATP-binding protein yields MPSSIPNTQQRTDASAEVLLHLDDAGFRYGRRGKRINRRRAGLHRSGHRFSRWIFRNVNLQVRRGEVLAILGRNGVGKSTLLNCLIGLNSLTEGSIHLGGEPLDSLTATERARRIAYLPQMEGRGISYTVTEYLLMGRAPYIGLFSSPSRRDREQVHTVMEELGLLDLAHSPLDELSGGQRQQVGIARTLVQDAPLIVLDEPTSALDVANQAKVLRKIRQLRDAGYGVIFTTHNPDHALLLDATVALLGVHDMPDTMPNATPQVSAHAPAQLLTGRASKVLTSEVLSRTFATDLSVVYSPQLGRSSVHMTSLDMRLHSF; encoded by the coding sequence ATGCCCTCTTCCATTCCCAATACTCAGCAGCGCACGGATGCGAGCGCAGAGGTTCTGCTGCACCTGGACGATGCGGGCTTCCGTTACGGCCGCCGGGGCAAGCGCATCAATCGCCGCCGCGCGGGTCTGCACCGTTCCGGGCACCGCTTCAGCCGCTGGATTTTCCGCAACGTGAACCTGCAGGTGCGACGCGGTGAGGTCCTCGCCATTCTGGGTCGCAACGGTGTGGGTAAGTCCACCCTGTTGAACTGCCTGATTGGTTTAAATTCGCTCACCGAGGGCAGCATTCACCTGGGCGGTGAGCCGCTGGATTCTTTGACCGCGACTGAGCGTGCCCGCCGCATCGCCTACCTTCCGCAGATGGAGGGTCGCGGCATCTCCTACACCGTGACCGAGTACCTGCTGATGGGTCGCGCACCCTATATTGGGTTGTTCTCTTCACCCTCGCGCCGTGACCGTGAGCAGGTGCATACCGTGATGGAGGAGCTGGGGCTGCTCGACCTGGCGCACTCCCCGCTGGATGAGCTGTCCGGCGGTCAGCGTCAGCAGGTAGGTATTGCCCGAACCCTGGTGCAAGACGCCCCGCTCATCGTTCTGGACGAGCCGACGAGTGCACTGGACGTGGCGAATCAGGCGAAGGTGTTGCGCAAGATTCGGCAGCTGCGCGATGCCGGGTACGGGGTTATTTTTACGACCCACAATCCGGATCACGCGCTCCTGTTGGATGCGACCGTCGCCCTGCTTGGCGTACACGATATGCCCGATACCATGCCAAACGCAACGCCGCAGGTATCTGCACATGCGCCGGCTCAGCTGCTCACGGGCCGCGCCTCCAAGGTGCTCACCAGCGAGGTTCTCTCACGCACCTTCGCTACAGATTTGTCGGTGGTGTATTCACCACAGCTGGGTCGTTCCAGCGTGCACATGACGAGCCTCGATATGAGGCTCCACAGCTTTTAG